Proteins found in one Mucilaginibacter inviolabilis genomic segment:
- a CDS encoding type IV secretion system DNA-binding domain-containing protein, translated as MEETREQQKLHGFLQCAIYISIGLEAAIFIYHDAPFWGIFFTPLDKISHLVIYSSLVYSKLTTFGLICLVSIGTLAKKKTDLDPKKHIVYPLALGLFLFFGSLVFQGRASSLAFAYTGWYDLLYLVCSFSGALLVSLSMDNISKFIRSGLGKDKWNTEAESFMQPIQRVDTPYSVNIPMLFYYKGKVRNGWINICNVFRGTMVIGTPGSGKSFSIVNPFIRQLIAKEFAVCLYDFKFPDLGHIAYYHYLLAKQNGKLKGFAFHVINLNDIEKSRRINPWRADYIRSLADAAETAEALVEALKKGDRSGGSDQFFTQSAINFLASCVYFMSKYKGGIYSSFPHVLALLNRSYEEIFNALTSEPELRSLLSPFMTAYNAKAFDQLEGQIGTLKIFISRLATKETYWVFSGNDFDLKISAKENPGMLVLANDPNTQNINSACYSIIINRLTKLINTKGNLPSALIVDEIPTLFVHRVENLIATARSNKVAVLMGLQELPQFNQQYGKDTAATITAVVGTVLSGSVRNKETLEWLERLFGKSKQIGEGLSIDRNKTSTSLNEKLEVLIPAGKIASLNSGEMVGVIAADAQEKYTGAFETSAVNCRINLDMEAIRKEEKGYKGLPSFYDFGGKMDEKLRQNFNQISQEIQEMVLAFKPPAPVTPIKATMKK; from the coding sequence ATGGAAGAAACCAGAGAGCAGCAAAAACTCCATGGGTTCCTGCAATGCGCAATTTATATATCCATAGGACTGGAAGCCGCTATTTTTATTTACCACGATGCCCCGTTCTGGGGCATTTTTTTTACTCCCCTGGATAAGATCAGTCACCTGGTCATTTATTCCAGTCTGGTTTATAGTAAGCTGACAACGTTTGGCCTCATCTGCCTGGTCAGCATCGGTACGCTGGCAAAAAAGAAAACAGACCTCGACCCTAAAAAGCATATCGTCTACCCGCTTGCGCTCGGTCTGTTTTTATTCTTTGGCTCCCTTGTTTTTCAGGGCAGGGCTTCCTCATTAGCATTTGCTTATACGGGCTGGTATGACCTGCTGTATTTGGTTTGCTCGTTTTCCGGGGCATTGCTGGTCAGCCTGTCTATGGACAATATTTCCAAGTTCATCCGCTCGGGCTTGGGCAAGGATAAATGGAACACCGAAGCGGAAAGCTTTATGCAGCCCATCCAAAGGGTAGATACGCCTTACTCCGTCAATATCCCGATGCTGTTCTACTATAAGGGCAAGGTCAGGAACGGCTGGATCAATATTTGTAATGTCTTTCGCGGTACCATGGTCATCGGCACCCCGGGCAGCGGTAAAAGCTTTTCCATTGTCAATCCTTTTATTCGCCAGCTCATCGCCAAAGAGTTTGCGGTCTGCCTGTACGATTTCAAGTTTCCCGATCTTGGCCATATCGCCTATTATCATTACCTGCTGGCCAAGCAGAACGGTAAGCTGAAAGGCTTTGCCTTTCATGTCATCAACTTGAACGATATCGAAAAAAGCCGGCGCATCAATCCCTGGCGGGCAGACTACATCCGTTCGCTGGCCGATGCAGCGGAAACTGCCGAGGCATTGGTCGAAGCGTTAAAAAAGGGTGACCGGTCAGGCGGCAGCGACCAGTTTTTTACACAGTCAGCGATCAATTTCCTGGCGTCCTGCGTGTATTTCATGAGCAAGTACAAAGGTGGCATCTATTCCAGCTTTCCGCATGTCCTGGCGCTGCTGAACCGTTCCTACGAAGAGATTTTTAATGCGCTGACCTCGGAACCCGAATTGCGTTCGCTCCTATCGCCCTTTATGACCGCTTACAACGCTAAAGCCTTTGATCAGCTGGAGGGCCAGATCGGCACACTCAAGATATTCATCAGCCGCCTGGCAACGAAGGAAACGTACTGGGTCTTTTCCGGCAATGACTTCGACCTGAAAATATCGGCGAAGGAAAATCCCGGAATGCTGGTATTAGCCAATGACCCGAATACCCAGAACATCAATTCAGCCTGCTATTCGATCATTATCAACCGCCTGACCAAGCTGATCAATACCAAAGGTAACCTGCCATCAGCGCTGATCGTGGATGAGATACCCACCTTGTTCGTCCACCGGGTCGAGAATCTGATCGCAACTGCCAGGTCGAATAAGGTCGCCGTCTTGATGGGCCTGCAGGAATTGCCCCAGTTTAACCAGCAATATGGGAAAGATACGGCTGCCACGATCACCGCGGTAGTGGGCACCGTACTGTCCGGCTCGGTCCGGAATAAGGAAACCCTGGAGTGGCTGGAGCGCCTGTTTGGTAAATCCAAACAGATCGGTGAAGGGCTATCCATCGACCGGAACAAAACCTCTACCTCACTCAATGAAAAGCTGGAAGTACTCATCCCGGCGGGAAAGATCGCATCGCTCAATTCGGGTGAAATGGTCGGGGTGATCGCCGCCGATGCCCAGGAAAAATACACCGGGGCTTTTGAAACCTCAGCCGTTAACTGCCGGATCAATCTCGATATGGAGGCCATCCGCAAGGAAGAAAAAGGCTACAAGGGCTTACCGTCTTTCTATGACTTTGGCGGCAAAATGGATGAAAAGCTCCGGCAGAACTTTAACCAGATCAGCCAGGAGATACAGGAAATGGTATTGGCTTTCAAGCCGCCGGCGCCCGTTACACCCATTAAAGCGACCATGAAGAAATGA
- a CDS encoding helicase-related protein produces MADNIAAIRIALDFTGRQLTETELQTLKKYAGFGGLKAVLFPAGEITEWEKFGASNADLKLYPQVMELHELLQEKLTAKEYKAAIDALKSSSQTAYYTPAYIPGAIYAAMLEANILPKRLYEPSAGAGVFIDEAVLAFESLEQVTAVEKDILTGKILTAICSVHNVPVDVQIKKLEETAATEKAQADLIISNIPFGKIAVHDPAYNKSGISAKVHTYFFAKGLDKIKDGGILAYIVTDAFLNNPSNELARKYLFTSADLLTVAVLPANLMKENANVEVGMHLILVQKNDHKETLSEAESHLINTVEVENSFGKYYLNAWLADKNELIYADEIIEGTNARGKASRVAWQNGEMENIVPLLKEQLLAGFANLDHAKWQAISFDKKEGHLKQFTFLPVPEQEKKADNTGLLFGQLGLFDAPVQADKENKALAYLDDLDRQFVDAGTARVISIVRTTARPNHDSIILVTARAKANNRYSYKLYSNLSEISFPAKWLSGLSLGQELDALSVKLKLFGHDYRYEGDTSLEPAFKLLPDKPKAFTDLKPFYIKDTLVIFEGKAGLIGEPNNFEAKFKPLDPQPELPFYEDYITLRDTYLELSGYENEHAIQFPELRHSLNVYYDAFVAKYGELNKNINRNRIFNDPALGFKTLSSLEIREGDKFVRSDIFYGPLFQQKEMLKTDDPAEALARSLNDSGRVDLPVIGQITGLTDDEIILQLEKQILLNPKTQAWETTDNYLSGDVVQKLKIAEKLAADDPQNLQFARSLAAIRRVQPERIPFERLDFNLGERWVPIEYYERFASDLFKLDTKIQYLVSLDDYKVSYGKKGNTITNEEFSVTPKESNKVTGRTLLEYALLNTNPHFTYPVEQFGKVVRVPDTEAIQNAHRKIDTMRARYLLWLMELPNEDKQYLEKLYNDTYNCYSLREYDGSHLTFPGLDFKALKIEDLYSSQRNAAWRLMQNNGGLIDHEVGLGKTLTMIVAAMEMKRLGIVHKPMIIALKANVQQITDTFRLAYPKAKLLAPGENDFEPAKRKRIFHEIKNNNWDCIILTHDQFGKIPQAPEIQRQILEIELDNTELDLRTVQDAGEEVSREMLKGLEIRKENLEAKLKGVIESIEQRKDTGINFREMNVDHLFIDESHKFKNLTFTTRHTKVAGLGNIAGSQKALNMLFAIRTLQDRYDTDLCATFLSGTPISNSLTEMYLIFKYLRPRELERQRISNFDAWAAVYARKTVDFEFTVTNEIRAKERFRHFIKVPELALFYNQITDYKTAKHINLDKPVIEETLVNIKPTPDQQEFIKRLMQFARTGDATVIGRRPLSRDEDKGRMLIATNYAKKMAVDMRLVDPEKYGDHPGNKVNVCARNVAEIYHESTPHKGTQIIFSDIGTPKPGEFNVYDALKEKLVNDFNIPANQITFIHNWATDRQRKELFRKMNAGEIRILIGSTEKAGTGLNVQERVVAMHHLDIPWKPSELEQRDGRGARQGNWLAKMFYGNKVRNFIYAVEQSLDNYKFNLLKNKQIFISQMKNNELSVRTLDEGAIDEQSGMSFSEYIAILSGDTSLLEKTRLEKKVAELEGYKGAHFKEVSQSRYLLEDLEKRSRETRATLELVRKDDAAYKNVLKHDEEGVKLNPLKLKDMLSADAIAIGNHFIELYKNWQPADYSKPELLLGELYGFDLYIRRKLQTVETVFSSRIEHVTSLYAESRTTGIKYMQNGGAPNIDNAKLAARYFLDAINRVVGMADRYEKELAGINKQIPEVRELTQRPFDQEYELASLKKEMEVLEAEISRKIAEKEKETQAQQEINIPGEEQREALEEEAEVVPAYVKR; encoded by the coding sequence ATGGCAGATAATATCGCAGCCATCCGCATCGCGCTGGACTTTACCGGCCGGCAGCTCACCGAAACAGAATTGCAAACCCTGAAAAAATATGCCGGCTTTGGCGGCCTGAAAGCCGTGCTTTTTCCAGCCGGGGAAATTACGGAATGGGAAAAGTTCGGCGCCTCCAATGCTGACCTTAAACTTTACCCCCAGGTCATGGAACTGCATGAACTGCTGCAGGAAAAATTGACCGCAAAAGAATATAAGGCAGCTATTGATGCCCTTAAAAGTAGTTCGCAAACCGCCTATTATACACCAGCTTATATCCCCGGCGCGATCTATGCCGCCATGCTTGAAGCGAATATATTACCAAAACGCTTATATGAGCCCAGCGCCGGGGCCGGTGTATTTATCGACGAGGCGGTACTGGCATTTGAAAGCCTCGAACAGGTCACCGCGGTGGAAAAAGATATCCTGACCGGCAAAATCTTGACCGCCATTTGTTCGGTACACAACGTGCCGGTGGACGTGCAGATCAAAAAACTCGAAGAAACCGCAGCCACCGAAAAGGCGCAAGCCGATCTGATCATCAGCAATATTCCGTTTGGCAAAATCGCGGTACACGATCCGGCTTATAACAAAAGCGGTATCTCAGCCAAAGTACATACTTATTTTTTTGCAAAAGGGCTGGATAAGATCAAAGACGGCGGCATACTGGCCTATATCGTTACCGATGCTTTCCTGAATAATCCTTCCAATGAGCTGGCCAGGAAATACCTGTTTACCTCGGCTGACCTGTTAACGGTTGCGGTACTGCCCGCCAACCTGATGAAGGAAAACGCGAATGTAGAGGTGGGTATGCACCTGATCCTGGTACAGAAGAACGATCATAAGGAAACGCTAAGCGAAGCCGAAAGCCACCTGATCAATACCGTAGAGGTTGAGAATTCTTTTGGTAAATATTACCTGAATGCCTGGTTAGCGGATAAGAACGAACTGATCTATGCCGACGAGATCATTGAAGGCACCAACGCCAGGGGCAAAGCCTCCCGGGTAGCCTGGCAAAATGGGGAAATGGAGAACATTGTCCCCTTACTCAAAGAACAGCTGCTTGCCGGGTTCGCCAATCTCGATCACGCCAAATGGCAGGCGATCTCCTTTGATAAAAAAGAAGGGCACCTGAAACAATTCACATTTTTACCGGTACCCGAACAGGAAAAGAAAGCTGACAACACCGGATTACTTTTTGGCCAGTTAGGTTTGTTTGACGCCCCGGTGCAGGCTGACAAGGAAAACAAAGCGCTGGCTTACCTCGATGATCTGGACAGGCAATTTGTAGATGCGGGGACGGCGCGGGTGATCAGCATCGTTCGCACTACTGCGCGGCCGAACCACGACAGCATTATCCTGGTCACCGCGCGTGCCAAAGCGAATAACCGTTACAGTTATAAGCTGTATAGTAACCTTTCGGAGATTTCGTTCCCGGCAAAATGGCTATCCGGCCTCAGCCTGGGCCAGGAATTGGATGCCCTTTCTGTCAAACTCAAACTTTTCGGTCATGATTATCGCTACGAAGGGGATACAAGCTTAGAGCCGGCCTTTAAATTACTGCCGGATAAACCAAAGGCCTTTACGGACCTGAAACCTTTTTATATCAAGGATACCCTGGTGATCTTTGAAGGCAAGGCCGGCCTGATCGGCGAACCAAACAACTTTGAGGCAAAATTCAAACCGCTTGACCCGCAGCCGGAACTGCCGTTTTACGAGGATTATATTACTCTGCGTGATACCTACCTGGAACTTTCCGGGTATGAGAACGAACACGCGATACAGTTTCCCGAATTACGGCATTCGCTCAATGTTTATTATGACGCCTTTGTCGCCAAATACGGGGAACTGAACAAAAACATTAACCGGAACCGCATCTTTAATGATCCGGCTTTAGGTTTTAAAACGCTTTCCTCGCTTGAGATCAGGGAAGGGGACAAGTTTGTCCGGTCGGATATTTTTTACGGTCCGCTGTTTCAGCAAAAGGAAATGCTGAAAACCGACGACCCTGCCGAAGCGCTGGCGCGCAGCCTGAACGATAGCGGCCGGGTGGATCTGCCGGTCATCGGGCAAATCACCGGCCTGACCGATGACGAGATCATTTTACAACTGGAGAAACAGATCTTATTAAACCCAAAAACACAGGCCTGGGAAACCACCGACAATTACCTGTCCGGCGATGTGGTGCAAAAGTTAAAGATCGCCGAAAAGCTGGCCGCAGACGATCCGCAAAATCTCCAGTTCGCCAGGAGCCTTGCCGCGATCCGCCGGGTTCAGCCGGAAAGAATACCCTTTGAAAGACTGGACTTTAACCTGGGGGAGCGCTGGGTACCTATTGAATATTACGAGCGCTTTGCAAGCGATCTTTTTAAGCTCGATACCAAAATACAGTACCTGGTTTCATTAGACGATTATAAGGTTAGCTACGGAAAAAAGGGTAATACCATCACGAACGAAGAATTTTCGGTAACCCCAAAGGAAAGTAACAAGGTCACCGGCCGGACCTTACTCGAATATGCCTTGCTGAATACCAATCCGCATTTCACCTACCCGGTGGAGCAGTTCGGCAAAGTAGTCCGCGTGCCGGATACCGAAGCGATACAAAATGCGCACCGGAAGATCGATACCATGCGGGCGCGCTACCTGCTTTGGTTAATGGAGCTGCCTAACGAGGACAAGCAGTATTTAGAAAAATTATACAACGATACCTATAACTGCTATTCGCTCCGCGAATACGACGGCAGCCACCTGACCTTTCCGGGGCTCGATTTCAAAGCGCTGAAGATCGAAGACCTTTATTCCTCGCAGCGAAATGCGGCCTGGCGGCTGATGCAAAACAACGGCGGGCTGATCGACCATGAGGTCGGCCTTGGAAAGACCCTCACCATGATCGTTGCCGCCATGGAAATGAAACGCCTGGGCATTGTTCACAAGCCGATGATCATTGCCTTAAAAGCTAATGTGCAGCAGATCACCGATACTTTCCGGCTGGCCTATCCGAAAGCAAAGTTGCTGGCGCCCGGTGAAAATGATTTTGAACCGGCTAAGCGCAAACGGATCTTTCACGAGATCAAAAACAACAATTGGGACTGCATCATTTTAACGCATGACCAGTTTGGCAAAATACCGCAGGCGCCGGAAATACAGCGGCAGATACTCGAAATTGAGCTGGATAACACCGAACTGGATCTGCGCACGGTGCAGGATGCGGGCGAGGAAGTGTCCCGCGAGATGTTAAAAGGCCTGGAGATCAGGAAGGAAAATCTGGAAGCCAAGCTCAAAGGCGTGATCGAGTCCATCGAACAGCGGAAGGATACCGGCATTAATTTCCGGGAGATGAACGTCGATCATTTGTTCATCGATGAATCGCATAAATTCAAAAACCTCACTTTTACGACCCGGCACACGAAGGTTGCCGGCTTAGGCAATATCGCGGGCAGCCAAAAGGCGCTGAATATGCTTTTTGCCATCCGCACCTTACAGGACCGTTACGATACCGATCTCTGCGCCACTTTTTTGTCCGGTACGCCTATCTCCAACAGCCTGACCGAGATGTACCTGATCTTTAAGTATCTCCGCCCAAGGGAACTCGAAAGGCAGCGCATCTCCAATTTTGATGCCTGGGCGGCGGTCTATGCACGGAAGACGGTTGATTTTGAATTTACGGTCACCAATGAGATACGGGCGAAGGAGCGATTCCGGCATTTTATCAAGGTACCTGAACTGGCGCTGTTTTATAACCAGATCACCGATTACAAGACGGCCAAACATATCAACCTGGACAAGCCGGTAATTGAGGAAACCCTGGTCAATATCAAACCAACGCCTGATCAGCAGGAGTTTATTAAACGGCTGATGCAATTTGCCCGGACCGGCGACGCGACGGTCATTGGCAGGCGCCCGCTGTCCAGGGATGAAGACAAGGGCCGGATGCTGATCGCGACCAACTATGCCAAAAAAATGGCCGTCGATATGCGGCTGGTCGACCCTGAAAAATATGGGGACCATCCCGGGAACAAGGTCAATGTATGCGCCAGGAATGTCGCGGAGATCTACCATGAAAGCACGCCGCATAAAGGAACGCAGATCATATTCAGTGACATCGGCACCCCTAAACCCGGTGAATTCAATGTATACGACGCCCTGAAGGAAAAGCTGGTCAATGATTTTAATATCCCGGCTAACCAGATCACCTTTATTCATAATTGGGCAACCGACCGCCAGCGCAAGGAGCTGTTCCGGAAAATGAATGCCGGCGAGATCCGCATCCTGATCGGCAGCACCGAGAAAGCAGGGACGGGCCTCAATGTACAGGAACGGGTCGTTGCCATGCACCATCTGGACATACCATGGAAACCGTCGGAGCTGGAGCAGCGCGACGGTCGCGGCGCAAGGCAGGGTAACTGGCTGGCCAAAATGTTTTATGGCAATAAGGTCAGGAACTTTATCTATGCCGTGGAGCAATCACTGGACAACTATAAATTCAACCTGCTCAAAAACAAGCAGATCTTCATCAGCCAGATGAAAAATAACGAACTCTCTGTCCGAACCCTGGATGAGGGCGCGATCGATGAACAAAGCGGCATGAGCTTTTCCGAGTACATCGCCATTTTATCGGGTGATACCTCCTTACTGGAAAAAACCCGCCTCGAAAAAAAAGTGGCTGAATTAGAAGGTTACAAAGGCGCTCATTTCAAGGAGGTTTCCCAAAGCCGTTACCTGTTGGAAGACCTGGAAAAAAGAAGCCGGGAAACCAGGGCCACACTGGAACTGGTTCGCAAAGATGACGCAGCCTATAAAAATGTGCTAAAACATGACGAAGAAGGCGTCAAGCTGAATCCGTTAAAATTGAAAGATATGCTTTCGGCAGATGCCATCGCTATCGGAAACCACTTTATTGAGTTATACAAGAACTGGCAGCCTGCGGATTACAGCAAACCAGAGTTGCTCCTGGGGGAACTATACGGCTTTGACCTTTACATCCGGCGGAAGCTCCAAACAGTAGAGACAGTATTTAGCAGCAGGATCGAACATGTCACCTCCCTGTATGCCGAGAGCAGGACTACCGGGATCAAATACATGCAGAACGGCGGCGCGCCGAATATTGACAATGCCAAACTCGCGGCGCGTTATTTCCTGGACGCGATCAACCGGGTGGTGGGTATGGCCGACCGGTATGAAAAGGAATTAGCGGGTATCAATAAACAGATACCTGAAGTCCGTGAACTTACGCAGCGGCCATTTGACCAGGAATATGAACTGGCTTCCCTAAAGAAGGAAATGGAAGTGCTCGAAGCAGAGATCAGCCGGAAGATCGCCGAAAAAGAAAAGGAAACACAAGCGCAGCAGGAGATCAATATTCCGGGGGAAGAACAGCGCGAAGCCCTAGAAGAAGAGGCAGAGGTCGTACCGGCCTATGTTAAACGATGA
- a CDS encoding DUF4138 domain-containing protein, producing MKKMLFFLLVLCAPSLYAQEKLPVVYLPENLTIHFISPEAIQYVDISTKELIGDLPLKNVLRLKLRDSLKTFSGSVVTVAGEKFIAQYRLLPGYPGVPTAVNIVPNDMRPLDISGIGLSQNQLKALALSLVAKSPDKRMEKVKAFGIKGRLNHVYTVGDYIFLDIGYHNKTNLKYDIADLRFKVDDKKVTKAANNQSVEVKPEFVLFNPPAFSKNYRNIFVFKKMSFPGNKVLHAELSEKQLSGRIITLSISYQDILDADMLPN from the coding sequence ATGAAAAAGATGTTATTCTTCTTATTGGTGCTATGTGCCCCATCCCTTTATGCCCAGGAAAAACTGCCGGTAGTTTATTTGCCGGAAAACCTGACGATCCATTTTATTTCCCCGGAAGCCATCCAATACGTGGATATTTCCACGAAAGAGCTGATCGGCGATCTGCCGCTCAAAAACGTTTTGCGTTTAAAATTGCGGGACTCCCTGAAAACTTTTTCGGGTTCGGTGGTTACCGTGGCAGGCGAGAAATTTATTGCACAATACCGGCTCTTACCCGGCTATCCGGGCGTACCTACAGCGGTCAATATTGTTCCGAACGATATGCGGCCCCTGGATATCTCCGGCATCGGCCTGTCACAAAACCAGCTGAAGGCATTAGCGCTAAGCCTGGTGGCCAAAAGCCCCGATAAGCGCATGGAAAAGGTTAAAGCCTTCGGCATCAAAGGACGATTGAACCATGTGTACACCGTCGGTGATTACATTTTCCTCGACATCGGTTACCACAACAAAACGAACTTGAAATATGATATCGCCGATCTCCGGTTTAAGGTGGATGATAAAAAAGTAACCAAGGCAGCCAATAACCAGTCGGTAGAGGTCAAACCGGAGTTTGTATTGTTCAACCCGCCAGCCTTCTCCAAAAATTACAGGAACATCTTCGTCTTTAAAAAGATGTCCTTTCCCGGGAATAAGGTACTGCATGCGGAACTCAGTGAAAAGCAGCTTTCCGGGCGCATCATAACCCTCAGCATTTCCTACCAGGATATACTCGACGCGGATATGTTGCCCAACTAA
- the traM gene encoding conjugative transposon protein TraM, with translation MKINFKQPKYVLPVILLPFLCLFFYAWHSGFSKPKQVVKENTGLNGSVGNVSADVRKKQLADKLDAYRNTYKEADGLTAVNVIPRESSSNPAYNNDYSDQQKKKLDSIQQAMKLKFGTANSPVGGPVQTESVSHDRQVAKAIEAMSRRQANTTGPAESSPKEKDPMEVFKAQMAIMDSINKQNDPAYKEELKKKQLADKAARQKENRFKLAVEKADAISSDFNTVLPAKEPAFISAVIDENVTGYAGSRLRLKLLEDIKAGNNLIKAGTYLFAQISGFSEQRVTLAITSILYEGRILPVKLDVYDMDGLPGLYVPSSAFRDFTKDLGGNAVQGVTIDGSSGNSQFIMSSLDKVFQSTSSAIADLIRKNKAKLKYNSYIYLIDTDALQNAHNGPAVPDADKTK, from the coding sequence ATGAAAATTAATTTTAAGCAGCCCAAATATGTGCTGCCCGTTATCCTGCTGCCTTTTTTGTGCCTGTTCTTTTACGCCTGGCACAGCGGTTTTTCCAAACCGAAGCAAGTAGTCAAAGAAAATACCGGGTTGAACGGCTCAGTCGGCAATGTCTCCGCCGATGTGCGTAAAAAGCAGCTGGCCGATAAGCTGGACGCCTACCGCAATACCTACAAGGAAGCGGACGGACTAACCGCGGTAAATGTGATCCCGCGCGAAAGCTCCAGCAATCCCGCCTATAACAATGATTATTCCGATCAGCAAAAGAAAAAACTGGATTCCATCCAGCAGGCGATGAAGCTAAAATTCGGCACAGCAAATAGCCCGGTTGGCGGACCCGTTCAAACCGAAAGCGTCAGCCATGACCGGCAGGTCGCCAAAGCTATTGAAGCCATGAGCCGCAGGCAGGCGAATACCACCGGTCCGGCGGAAAGCTCCCCGAAGGAAAAAGACCCAATGGAAGTGTTTAAGGCCCAAATGGCCATTATGGATAGCATCAATAAACAAAATGATCCGGCCTACAAGGAGGAACTGAAGAAAAAGCAGTTAGCCGACAAAGCAGCCAGGCAAAAAGAAAACCGGTTTAAACTGGCGGTTGAAAAAGCGGACGCGATCTCAAGCGACTTTAACACGGTGCTTCCGGCAAAAGAACCTGCCTTTATCAGTGCGGTCATCGACGAAAATGTGACCGGTTACGCCGGCTCACGACTCCGGCTGAAGCTGCTGGAAGACATCAAAGCGGGAAATAACCTGATCAAAGCAGGTACTTACCTGTTTGCCCAAATCAGCGGCTTTTCGGAGCAGCGTGTCACGCTGGCCATTACCTCTATCTTATACGAGGGAAGAATACTGCCGGTTAAGCTGGATGTATATGATATGGACGGCCTGCCCGGCCTCTATGTGCCTTCATCTGCCTTTCGCGATTTTACCAAAGACCTGGGCGGCAACGCTGTTCAGGGCGTAACGATCGATGGCAGTTCCGGCAACAGCCAGTTTATCATGAGCTCACTTGATAAAGTTTTTCAGTCTACTTCGTCCGCCATTGCGGACCTCATCCGCAAAAACAAAGCGAAGCTCAAATACAATTCATATATCTATCTGATCGACACCGATGCGCTGCAAAACGCACACAACGGCCCAGCCGTGCCGGATGCCGATAAAACGAAATAA
- the traK gene encoding conjugative transposon protein TraK, producing MSLIMIIKNIEAKIRLATFIAAGSLLTSLIIVGMNCLYAFRLVSNAQKSIYILDNNIPILARQTDVQMNRPAEYRAHVDLFHSLFFSLTPDDNYMEYQMKKAMYLVDESGMEQYNNLKENGFFNSILSSSSVLTLQTDSITVDMPKHYFRYYGKLKIDRRSSTVVRSLITEGYLKDIPRSDNNPHGVLICGWKTLENKDLQDVEKNTF from the coding sequence ATGTCATTGATCATGATCATAAAAAATATCGAAGCGAAAATAAGGCTGGCGACATTCATTGCCGCGGGCAGCCTGCTGACCTCGCTGATTATTGTCGGCATGAACTGTCTCTACGCCTTCAGGCTTGTCTCTAATGCACAAAAAAGCATTTATATCCTGGATAACAACATCCCCATACTGGCCCGGCAGACCGATGTGCAGATGAACCGCCCGGCGGAATACCGGGCTCATGTCGACCTGTTCCATTCCCTGTTCTTCTCCCTGACGCCGGATGATAACTACATGGAGTACCAGATGAAAAAAGCCATGTACCTGGTGGATGAATCCGGCATGGAACAATACAATAACCTGAAAGAGAACGGTTTTTTTAATTCCATTCTGTCCTCCAGTTCCGTACTGACGCTGCAAACCGATTCCATCACGGTAGATATGCCCAAACACTATTTCCGGTATTACGGAAAATTAAAGATCGACCGCCGCAGCTCAACGGTTGTCCGCTCGCTCATCACCGAAGGCTACCTGAAAGATATCCCGCGAAGCGATAATAACCCGCATGGCGTTCTGATCTGTGGCTGGAAGACCCTTGAAAACAAAGACCTGCAAGATGTGGAAAAAAATACATTCTAA